GGTTGTACCTGCTTCACATTATATCGATTGTCTTTGTACTGCGGGTGATCAATTAAAATATAATGCTTATCAGTGGGAATATAGTCTTGTAAAGGATCCCTTATAACAATAGTGATATCAGACAAAGTACCATTGGACTTCGCCAGTTCCACATCTTTCATCCACACTTCATCAATCTTGGCCATGCATTCATAGAGTGTCGTTTCTTCTTTCTCACCTGGTTCAGGTCCAGGGTTAGGAGTATACTCAAAAAAGGTAATGGGTGTCCGCAATTCACCACTATGCACACGTGGTGGCTTATACTTAAACTCCCTCATCTGTATCACCTTCCTCAGCAAATATCATGTCTATCCCAAGTGAATTAATATCACTTAGAAAATTATCCTCAAAATATTCAACGGCATCGTTATAGGCGTATCTTGTACGCTCTAGTACTAGCTCCATTGCTCGAATATCAATTGTCGTTTCTCCCTGAAGCTCAAATGCTCCACATTTACTCTCAACGTAAGCATAAGAAAAGGATAACAATCGTTTTAAATTGTCATCCTCCCCACTATGAGATATATGCATACGATCTTTAAATTCTTTTAAAATTTCTTCAGTGACCAACTAGACCACCTCCAATTATGCTCCTGCAGGTTCTTCAAGATTTAGTTCTAAATTATATACTTGTGCAGCATTATTATCTTTAGGCTTACCTGTTGCAAACTGCTTTGCAATAAACACATCTGCATCTTCTAATGCGAGCGTCTCTTTGTAACGGTTTGTTTCTACTCCGCCTCCAATAGCTGCGATATATTCCCCTTTCACAAAGAACAGTACCTTGCCTTCAGGAACGAATA
The nucleotide sequence above comes from Paraliobacillus zengyii. Encoded proteins:
- a CDS encoding head-tail adaptor protein, giving the protein MREFKYKPPRVHSGELRTPITFFEYTPNPGPEPGEKEETTLYECMAKIDEVWMKDVELAKSNGTLSDITIVIRDPLQDYIPTDKHYILIDHPQYKDNRYNVKQVQPDPQNNRFINVIARLVK
- a CDS encoding phage gp6-like head-tail connector protein, giving the protein MHISHSGEDDNLKRLLSFSYAYVESKCGAFELQGETTIDIRAMELVLERTRYAYNDAVEYFEDNFLSDINSLGIDMIFAEEGDTDEGV